Proteins from a genomic interval of Lemur catta isolate mLemCat1 chromosome 17, mLemCat1.pri, whole genome shotgun sequence:
- the EPB41L1 gene encoding band 4.1-like protein 1 isoform X6, which produces MTTETGPDSEVKKVQEEAPQQPEAAASVTTPVTPAGHGHLEANSNEKHPPQQDTRPAEQSLDMEEKDYSEADGLSERTTPSKAQKSPQKIAKKYKSAICRVTLLDASEYECEVEKHGRGQVLFDLVCEHLNLLEKDYFGLTFCDADSQKNWLDPSKEIKKQIRSSPWNFAFTVKFYPPDPAQLTEDITRYYLCLQLRADIITGRLPCSFVTHALLGSYAVQAELGDYDAEEHVGNYVSELRFAPNQTRELEERIMELHKTYRGMTPGEAEIHFLENAKKLSMYGVDLHHAKDSEGIDIMLGVCANGLLIYRDRLRINRFAWPKILKISYKRSNFYIKIRPGEYEQFESTIGFKLPNHRSAKRLWKVCIEHHTFFRLVSPEPPPKGFLVMGSKFRYSGRTQAQTRQASALIDRPAPFFERSSSKRYTMSRSLDGAEFSRPASVSENHDAGADGDKREEDGESGGRRSEAEEGEVRTPTKIKELKFLDKPEDVLLKHQASINELKRTLKEPNSKLIHRDRDWERERRLPSSPASPSPKGTPEKANEPVKTETMTVSSLAIRKKIEPEAVLQTRVTTVDHTQVDGSASVGKEFITTTPSITTETISTTMENSLKSGKGAAAMIPGPQTVATEIRSLSPIIGKDVLTSTYGATAETLSTSTTTHVTKTVKGGFSETRIEKRIIITGDEDVDQDQALALAIKEAKLQHPDMLVTKAVVYRETDPSPEERDKKPQES; this is translated from the exons ATGACAACAGAGACAGGCCCCGATTCTGAGGTGAAGAAGGTACAGGAGGAGGCCCCACAGCAGCCTGAGGCCGCCGCCTCTGTGACCACCCCTGTGACCCCCGCAGGCCACGGCCACCTGGAGGCCAACTCCAATGAGAAGCATCCGCCCCAGCAGGACACTCGGCCTGCTGAACAG AGCCTAGACATGGAGGAGAAGGACTACAGTGAGGCCGATGGCCTGTCAGAGAGGACCACGCCCAGCAAGGCCCAGAAATCACCCCAGAAGATTGCCAAGAAATACAAGAGTGCCATCTGCCGAGTCACTCTGCTTGATGCCTCCGAGTATGAGTGTGAGGTGGAG AAACATGGCCGGGGCCAGGTGCTATTTGACCTGGTCTGTGAGCACCTCAACCTCCTGGAGAAGGACTACTTTGGCCTGACCTTCTGTGATGCGGACAGCCAAAAG AACTGGCTGGACCCATCCAAGGAAATCAAGAAGCAGATCCGGA GCAGCCCCTGGAATTTTGCCTTCACAGTCAAGTTCTACCCCCCTGACCCTGCCCAGCTGACAGAAGACATCACAAG ATACTACCTGTGCCTGCAGCTGCGGGCAGACATCATCACGGGCCGGCTGCCCTGCTCCTTTGTCACGCATGCCCTGCTGGGCTCCTACGCCGTGCAGGCTGAGCTAGGCGACTATGACGCTGAGGAGCATGTCGGCAACTATGTCAGCGAGCTCCGCTTTGCCCCTAACCAGACCCGGGAGCTGGAGGAGAGGATCATGGAGCTACACAAGACATACAG GGGCATGACCCCAGGAGAAGCAGAAATCCACTTCCTTGAGAACGCCAAGAAGCTTTCCATGTACGGAGTAGATCTGCACCATGCCAAG GACTCTGAGGGCATCGACATCATGTTAGGTGTCTGTGCCAATGGCCTGCTCATCTACCGGGACCGGCTGAGAATCAACCGCTTTGCCTGGCCCAAGATTCTCAAGATCTCCTACAAGAGGAGTAACTTCTATATCAAGATCCGGCCAGGGGAG TATGAGCAGTTTGAGAGCACAATTGGCTTTAAGCTCCCAAACCACCGGTCAGCCAAGAGACTATGGAAGGTCTGCATCGAGCATCACACGTTCTTCCG GCTGGTGTCCCCTGAGCCTCCGCCCAAGGGCTTCCTGGTGATGGGCTCTAAGTTCCGGTATAGTGGGAGGACCCAGGCACAGACCCGCCAGGCCAGTGCCCTCATCGACCGGCCTGCACCCTTCTTTGAGCGCTCCTCCAGCAAACGGTACACCATGTCCCGCAGCCTTGACGGAG CAGAGTTCTCCCGCCCAGCCTCGGTCAGCGAGAACCACGATGCAGGGGCTGATGGTGACAAGCGAGAGGAGGATGGCGAGTCTGGGGGACGGCGGTCAGAGGCCGAGGAAGGAGAGGTCAGGACCCCCACCAAGATCAAGGAGCTGAAG TTCTTAGACAAGCCAGAGGACGTCTTGCTGAAGCACCAGGCCAGCATCAATGAGCTCAAGAGAACCCTGAAAGAACCTAACAGCAAACTGATCCACCGGGATCGAGACTGGGAGCGGGAGCGCAGGCTGCCCTCCTCACCcgcctccccatcccccaaggGCACCCCTGAGAAAGCCAATGAG CCCGTGAAAACGGAAACCATGACTGTCAGCAGTCTGGCCATCAGAAAGAAGATTGAGCCGGAGGCTGTACTGCAGACCAGAGTCACCACTGTGGACCACACACAG GTTGATGGGAGTGCCTCGGTGGGGAAGGAGTTCATAACAACCACTCCCTCCATCACCACGGAGACCATATCAACCACCATG GAGAACAGTCTCAAGTCCGGGAAGGGGGCAGCTGCCATGATCCCAGGCCCACAGACGGTGGCCACGGAAATCCGTTCTCTTTCTCCG ATCATCGGGAAAGATGTCCTCACCAGCACCTACGGCGCCACTGCGGAAACCCTCTCAACCTCCACCACCACCCATGTTACCAAA ACTGTGAAAGGAGGGTTTTCCGAGACGAGGATTGAGAAGCGAATCATCATTACTGGGGACGAAGATGTTGATCAAGACCAG GCCCTGGCTTTGGCCATCAAGGAGGCCAAACTGCAGCATCCAGATATGCTGGTAACCAAAGCTGTCGTATACAGAGAAACAGACCCATCCCCAGAGGAGAGGGACAAGAAGCCACAG GAATCCTGA
- the EPB41L1 gene encoding band 4.1-like protein 1 isoform X5, which translates to MTTETGPDSEVKKVQEEAPQQPEAAASVTTPVTPAGHGHLEANSNEKHPPQQDTRPAEQSLDMEEKDYSEADGLSERTTPSKAQKSPQKIAKKYKSAICRVTLLDASEYECEVEKHGRGQVLFDLVCEHLNLLEKDYFGLTFCDADSQKNWLDPSKEIKKQIRSSPWNFAFTVKFYPPDPAQLTEDITRYYLCLQLRADIITGRLPCSFVTHALLGSYAVQAELGDYDAEEHVGNYVSELRFAPNQTRELEERIMELHKTYRGMTPGEAEIHFLENAKKLSMYGVDLHHAKDSEGIDIMLGVCANGLLIYRDRLRINRFAWPKILKISYKRSNFYIKIRPGEYEQFESTIGFKLPNHRSAKRLWKVCIEHHTFFRLVSPEPPPKGFLVMGSKFRYSGRTQAQTRQASALIDRPAPFFERSSSKRYTMSRSLDGAEFSRPASVSENHDAGADGDKREEDGESGGRRSEAEEGEVRTPTKIKELKFLDKPEDVLLKHQASINELKRTLKEPNSKLIHRDRDWERERRLPSSPASPSPKGTPEKANEPVKTETMTVSSLAIRKKIEPEAVLQTRVTTVDHTQQVDGSASVGKEFITTTPSITTETISTTMENSLKSGKGAAAMIPGPQTVATEIRSLSPIIGKDVLTSTYGATAETLSTSTTTHVTKTVKGGFSETRIEKRIIITGDEDVDQDQALALAIKEAKLQHPDMLVTKAVVYRETDPSPEERDKKPQES; encoded by the exons ATGACAACAGAGACAGGCCCCGATTCTGAGGTGAAGAAGGTACAGGAGGAGGCCCCACAGCAGCCTGAGGCCGCCGCCTCTGTGACCACCCCTGTGACCCCCGCAGGCCACGGCCACCTGGAGGCCAACTCCAATGAGAAGCATCCGCCCCAGCAGGACACTCGGCCTGCTGAACAG AGCCTAGACATGGAGGAGAAGGACTACAGTGAGGCCGATGGCCTGTCAGAGAGGACCACGCCCAGCAAGGCCCAGAAATCACCCCAGAAGATTGCCAAGAAATACAAGAGTGCCATCTGCCGAGTCACTCTGCTTGATGCCTCCGAGTATGAGTGTGAGGTGGAG AAACATGGCCGGGGCCAGGTGCTATTTGACCTGGTCTGTGAGCACCTCAACCTCCTGGAGAAGGACTACTTTGGCCTGACCTTCTGTGATGCGGACAGCCAAAAG AACTGGCTGGACCCATCCAAGGAAATCAAGAAGCAGATCCGGA GCAGCCCCTGGAATTTTGCCTTCACAGTCAAGTTCTACCCCCCTGACCCTGCCCAGCTGACAGAAGACATCACAAG ATACTACCTGTGCCTGCAGCTGCGGGCAGACATCATCACGGGCCGGCTGCCCTGCTCCTTTGTCACGCATGCCCTGCTGGGCTCCTACGCCGTGCAGGCTGAGCTAGGCGACTATGACGCTGAGGAGCATGTCGGCAACTATGTCAGCGAGCTCCGCTTTGCCCCTAACCAGACCCGGGAGCTGGAGGAGAGGATCATGGAGCTACACAAGACATACAG GGGCATGACCCCAGGAGAAGCAGAAATCCACTTCCTTGAGAACGCCAAGAAGCTTTCCATGTACGGAGTAGATCTGCACCATGCCAAG GACTCTGAGGGCATCGACATCATGTTAGGTGTCTGTGCCAATGGCCTGCTCATCTACCGGGACCGGCTGAGAATCAACCGCTTTGCCTGGCCCAAGATTCTCAAGATCTCCTACAAGAGGAGTAACTTCTATATCAAGATCCGGCCAGGGGAG TATGAGCAGTTTGAGAGCACAATTGGCTTTAAGCTCCCAAACCACCGGTCAGCCAAGAGACTATGGAAGGTCTGCATCGAGCATCACACGTTCTTCCG GCTGGTGTCCCCTGAGCCTCCGCCCAAGGGCTTCCTGGTGATGGGCTCTAAGTTCCGGTATAGTGGGAGGACCCAGGCACAGACCCGCCAGGCCAGTGCCCTCATCGACCGGCCTGCACCCTTCTTTGAGCGCTCCTCCAGCAAACGGTACACCATGTCCCGCAGCCTTGACGGAG CAGAGTTCTCCCGCCCAGCCTCGGTCAGCGAGAACCACGATGCAGGGGCTGATGGTGACAAGCGAGAGGAGGATGGCGAGTCTGGGGGACGGCGGTCAGAGGCCGAGGAAGGAGAGGTCAGGACCCCCACCAAGATCAAGGAGCTGAAG TTCTTAGACAAGCCAGAGGACGTCTTGCTGAAGCACCAGGCCAGCATCAATGAGCTCAAGAGAACCCTGAAAGAACCTAACAGCAAACTGATCCACCGGGATCGAGACTGGGAGCGGGAGCGCAGGCTGCCCTCCTCACCcgcctccccatcccccaaggGCACCCCTGAGAAAGCCAATGAG CCCGTGAAAACGGAAACCATGACTGTCAGCAGTCTGGCCATCAGAAAGAAGATTGAGCCGGAGGCTGTACTGCAGACCAGAGTCACCACTGTGGACCACACACAG CAGGTTGATGGGAGTGCCTCGGTGGGGAAGGAGTTCATAACAACCACTCCCTCCATCACCACGGAGACCATATCAACCACCATG GAGAACAGTCTCAAGTCCGGGAAGGGGGCAGCTGCCATGATCCCAGGCCCACAGACGGTGGCCACGGAAATCCGTTCTCTTTCTCCG ATCATCGGGAAAGATGTCCTCACCAGCACCTACGGCGCCACTGCGGAAACCCTCTCAACCTCCACCACCACCCATGTTACCAAA ACTGTGAAAGGAGGGTTTTCCGAGACGAGGATTGAGAAGCGAATCATCATTACTGGGGACGAAGATGTTGATCAAGACCAG GCCCTGGCTTTGGCCATCAAGGAGGCCAAACTGCAGCATCCAGATATGCTGGTAACCAAAGCTGTCGTATACAGAGAAACAGACCCATCCCCAGAGGAGAGGGACAAGAAGCCACAG GAATCCTGA
- the EPB41L1 gene encoding band 4.1-like protein 1 isoform X4 — translation MTTETGPDSEVKKVQEEAPQQPEAAASVTTPVTPAGHGHLEANSNEKHPPQQDTRPAEQSLDMEEKDYSEADGLSERTTPSKAQKSPQKIAKKYKSAICRVTLLDASEYECEVEKHGRGQVLFDLVCEHLNLLEKDYFGLTFCDADSQKNWLDPSKEIKKQIRSSPWNFAFTVKFYPPDPAQLTEDITRYYLCLQLRADIITGRLPCSFVTHALLGSYAVQAELGDYDAEEHVGNYVSELRFAPNQTRELEERIMELHKTYRGMTPGEAEIHFLENAKKLSMYGVDLHHAKDSEGIDIMLGVCANGLLIYRDRLRINRFAWPKILKISYKRSNFYIKIRPGEYEQFESTIGFKLPNHRSAKRLWKVCIEHHTFFRLVSPEPPPKGFLVMGSKFRYSGRTQAQTRQASALIDRPAPFFERSSSKRYTMSRSLDGAEFSRPASVSENHDAGADGDKREEDGESGGRRSEAEEGEVRTPTKIKELKFLDKPEDVLLKHQASINELKRTLKEPNSKLIHRDRDWERERRLPSSPASPSPKGTPEKANERAGLREGSEEKVKPPRPRAPESDTGEEDQDQERDAVFLKDNHLAIERKCSSITVSSTSSLEAEVDFTVIGDYHGSAFEDFSRSLPELDRDKSDSETEGLVFARDLSKGPPSQDDESGGIEDSPDRGACSTPDMPQFEPVKTETMTVSSLAIRKKIEPEAVLQTRVTTVDHTQENSLKSGKGAAAMIPGPQTVATEIRSLSPIIGKDVLTSTYGATAETLSTSTTTHVTKTVKGGFSETRIEKRIIITGDEDVDQDQALALAIKEAKLQHPDMLVTKAVVYRETDPSPEERDKKPQES, via the exons ATGACAACAGAGACAGGCCCCGATTCTGAGGTGAAGAAGGTACAGGAGGAGGCCCCACAGCAGCCTGAGGCCGCCGCCTCTGTGACCACCCCTGTGACCCCCGCAGGCCACGGCCACCTGGAGGCCAACTCCAATGAGAAGCATCCGCCCCAGCAGGACACTCGGCCTGCTGAACAG AGCCTAGACATGGAGGAGAAGGACTACAGTGAGGCCGATGGCCTGTCAGAGAGGACCACGCCCAGCAAGGCCCAGAAATCACCCCAGAAGATTGCCAAGAAATACAAGAGTGCCATCTGCCGAGTCACTCTGCTTGATGCCTCCGAGTATGAGTGTGAGGTGGAG AAACATGGCCGGGGCCAGGTGCTATTTGACCTGGTCTGTGAGCACCTCAACCTCCTGGAGAAGGACTACTTTGGCCTGACCTTCTGTGATGCGGACAGCCAAAAG AACTGGCTGGACCCATCCAAGGAAATCAAGAAGCAGATCCGGA GCAGCCCCTGGAATTTTGCCTTCACAGTCAAGTTCTACCCCCCTGACCCTGCCCAGCTGACAGAAGACATCACAAG ATACTACCTGTGCCTGCAGCTGCGGGCAGACATCATCACGGGCCGGCTGCCCTGCTCCTTTGTCACGCATGCCCTGCTGGGCTCCTACGCCGTGCAGGCTGAGCTAGGCGACTATGACGCTGAGGAGCATGTCGGCAACTATGTCAGCGAGCTCCGCTTTGCCCCTAACCAGACCCGGGAGCTGGAGGAGAGGATCATGGAGCTACACAAGACATACAG GGGCATGACCCCAGGAGAAGCAGAAATCCACTTCCTTGAGAACGCCAAGAAGCTTTCCATGTACGGAGTAGATCTGCACCATGCCAAG GACTCTGAGGGCATCGACATCATGTTAGGTGTCTGTGCCAATGGCCTGCTCATCTACCGGGACCGGCTGAGAATCAACCGCTTTGCCTGGCCCAAGATTCTCAAGATCTCCTACAAGAGGAGTAACTTCTATATCAAGATCCGGCCAGGGGAG TATGAGCAGTTTGAGAGCACAATTGGCTTTAAGCTCCCAAACCACCGGTCAGCCAAGAGACTATGGAAGGTCTGCATCGAGCATCACACGTTCTTCCG GCTGGTGTCCCCTGAGCCTCCGCCCAAGGGCTTCCTGGTGATGGGCTCTAAGTTCCGGTATAGTGGGAGGACCCAGGCACAGACCCGCCAGGCCAGTGCCCTCATCGACCGGCCTGCACCCTTCTTTGAGCGCTCCTCCAGCAAACGGTACACCATGTCCCGCAGCCTTGACGGAG CAGAGTTCTCCCGCCCAGCCTCGGTCAGCGAGAACCACGATGCAGGGGCTGATGGTGACAAGCGAGAGGAGGATGGCGAGTCTGGGGGACGGCGGTCAGAGGCCGAGGAAGGAGAGGTCAGGACCCCCACCAAGATCAAGGAGCTGAAG TTCTTAGACAAGCCAGAGGACGTCTTGCTGAAGCACCAGGCCAGCATCAATGAGCTCAAGAGAACCCTGAAAGAACCTAACAGCAAACTGATCCACCGGGATCGAGACTGGGAGCGGGAGCGCAGGCTGCCCTCCTCACCcgcctccccatcccccaaggGCACCCCTGAGAAAGCCAATGAG AGAGCAGGGCTGAGGGAGGGCTCGGAGGAGAAAGTCAAACCACCACGTCCCCGGGCCCCAGAGAGTGACACAGGAGAGGAGGACCAGGACCAGGAGAGGGACGCGGTGTTCCTGAAGGACAACCACCTGGCCATTGAGCGCAAGTGCTCCAGCATCACGGTCAGCTCCACGTCcagcctggaggctgaggtggactTCACGGTTATTGGCGACTACCACGGCAGCGCCTTTGAAGACTTCTCCCGCAGCCTGCCTGAGCTTGACCGAGACAAAAGCGACTCAGAAACTGAGGGCCTGGTGTTCGCCCGGGATCTCAGCAAGGGGCCCCCCAGCCAAGATGATGAGTCTGGGGGCATCGAGGACAGCCCGGATCGAGGGGCCTGCTCCACCCCGGATATGCCCCAGTTTGAG CCCGTGAAAACGGAAACCATGACTGTCAGCAGTCTGGCCATCAGAAAGAAGATTGAGCCGGAGGCTGTACTGCAGACCAGAGTCACCACTGTGGACCACACACAG GAGAACAGTCTCAAGTCCGGGAAGGGGGCAGCTGCCATGATCCCAGGCCCACAGACGGTGGCCACGGAAATCCGTTCTCTTTCTCCG ATCATCGGGAAAGATGTCCTCACCAGCACCTACGGCGCCACTGCGGAAACCCTCTCAACCTCCACCACCACCCATGTTACCAAA ACTGTGAAAGGAGGGTTTTCCGAGACGAGGATTGAGAAGCGAATCATCATTACTGGGGACGAAGATGTTGATCAAGACCAG GCCCTGGCTTTGGCCATCAAGGAGGCCAAACTGCAGCATCCAGATATGCTGGTAACCAAAGCTGTCGTATACAGAGAAACAGACCCATCCCCAGAGGAGAGGGACAAGAAGCCACAG GAATCCTGA
- the EPB41L1 gene encoding band 4.1-like protein 1 isoform X3, with product MTTETGPDSEVKKVQEEAPQQPEAAASVTTPVTPAGHGHLEANSNEKHPPQQDTRPAEQSLDMEEKDYSEADGLSERTTPSKAQKSPQKIAKKYKSAICRVTLLDASEYECEVEKHGRGQVLFDLVCEHLNLLEKDYFGLTFCDADSQKNWLDPSKEIKKQIRSSPWNFAFTVKFYPPDPAQLTEDITRYYLCLQLRADIITGRLPCSFVTHALLGSYAVQAELGDYDAEEHVGNYVSELRFAPNQTRELEERIMELHKTYRGMTPGEAEIHFLENAKKLSMYGVDLHHAKDSEGIDIMLGVCANGLLIYRDRLRINRFAWPKILKISYKRSNFYIKIRPGEYEQFESTIGFKLPNHRSAKRLWKVCIEHHTFFRLVSPEPPPKGFLVMGSKFRYSGRTQAQTRQASALIDRPAPFFERSSSKRYTMSRSLDGEFSRPASVSENHDAGADGDKREEDGESGGRRSEAEEGEVRTPTKIKELKFLDKPEDVLLKHQASINELKRTLKEPNSKLIHRDRDWERERRLPSSPASPSPKGTPEKANERAGLREGSEEKVKPPRPRAPESDTGEEDQDQERDAVFLKDNHLAIERKCSSITVSSTSSLEAEVDFTVIGDYHGSAFEDFSRSLPELDRDKSDSETEGLVFARDLSKGPPSQDDESGGIEDSPDRGACSTPDMPQFEPVKTETMTVSSLAIRKKIEPEAVLQTRVTTVDHTQVDGSASVGKEFITTTPSITTETISTTMENSLKSGKGAAAMIPGPQTVATEIRSLSPIIGKDVLTSTYGATAETLSTSTTTHVTKTVKGGFSETRIEKRIIITGDEDVDQDQALALAIKEAKLQHPDMLVTKAVVYRETDPSPEERDKKPQES from the exons ATGACAACAGAGACAGGCCCCGATTCTGAGGTGAAGAAGGTACAGGAGGAGGCCCCACAGCAGCCTGAGGCCGCCGCCTCTGTGACCACCCCTGTGACCCCCGCAGGCCACGGCCACCTGGAGGCCAACTCCAATGAGAAGCATCCGCCCCAGCAGGACACTCGGCCTGCTGAACAG AGCCTAGACATGGAGGAGAAGGACTACAGTGAGGCCGATGGCCTGTCAGAGAGGACCACGCCCAGCAAGGCCCAGAAATCACCCCAGAAGATTGCCAAGAAATACAAGAGTGCCATCTGCCGAGTCACTCTGCTTGATGCCTCCGAGTATGAGTGTGAGGTGGAG AAACATGGCCGGGGCCAGGTGCTATTTGACCTGGTCTGTGAGCACCTCAACCTCCTGGAGAAGGACTACTTTGGCCTGACCTTCTGTGATGCGGACAGCCAAAAG AACTGGCTGGACCCATCCAAGGAAATCAAGAAGCAGATCCGGA GCAGCCCCTGGAATTTTGCCTTCACAGTCAAGTTCTACCCCCCTGACCCTGCCCAGCTGACAGAAGACATCACAAG ATACTACCTGTGCCTGCAGCTGCGGGCAGACATCATCACGGGCCGGCTGCCCTGCTCCTTTGTCACGCATGCCCTGCTGGGCTCCTACGCCGTGCAGGCTGAGCTAGGCGACTATGACGCTGAGGAGCATGTCGGCAACTATGTCAGCGAGCTCCGCTTTGCCCCTAACCAGACCCGGGAGCTGGAGGAGAGGATCATGGAGCTACACAAGACATACAG GGGCATGACCCCAGGAGAAGCAGAAATCCACTTCCTTGAGAACGCCAAGAAGCTTTCCATGTACGGAGTAGATCTGCACCATGCCAAG GACTCTGAGGGCATCGACATCATGTTAGGTGTCTGTGCCAATGGCCTGCTCATCTACCGGGACCGGCTGAGAATCAACCGCTTTGCCTGGCCCAAGATTCTCAAGATCTCCTACAAGAGGAGTAACTTCTATATCAAGATCCGGCCAGGGGAG TATGAGCAGTTTGAGAGCACAATTGGCTTTAAGCTCCCAAACCACCGGTCAGCCAAGAGACTATGGAAGGTCTGCATCGAGCATCACACGTTCTTCCG GCTGGTGTCCCCTGAGCCTCCGCCCAAGGGCTTCCTGGTGATGGGCTCTAAGTTCCGGTATAGTGGGAGGACCCAGGCACAGACCCGCCAGGCCAGTGCCCTCATCGACCGGCCTGCACCCTTCTTTGAGCGCTCCTCCAGCAAACGGTACACCATGTCCCGCAGCCTTGACGGAG AGTTCTCCCGCCCAGCCTCGGTCAGCGAGAACCACGATGCAGGGGCTGATGGTGACAAGCGAGAGGAGGATGGCGAGTCTGGGGGACGGCGGTCAGAGGCCGAGGAAGGAGAGGTCAGGACCCCCACCAAGATCAAGGAGCTGAAG TTCTTAGACAAGCCAGAGGACGTCTTGCTGAAGCACCAGGCCAGCATCAATGAGCTCAAGAGAACCCTGAAAGAACCTAACAGCAAACTGATCCACCGGGATCGAGACTGGGAGCGGGAGCGCAGGCTGCCCTCCTCACCcgcctccccatcccccaaggGCACCCCTGAGAAAGCCAATGAG AGAGCAGGGCTGAGGGAGGGCTCGGAGGAGAAAGTCAAACCACCACGTCCCCGGGCCCCAGAGAGTGACACAGGAGAGGAGGACCAGGACCAGGAGAGGGACGCGGTGTTCCTGAAGGACAACCACCTGGCCATTGAGCGCAAGTGCTCCAGCATCACGGTCAGCTCCACGTCcagcctggaggctgaggtggactTCACGGTTATTGGCGACTACCACGGCAGCGCCTTTGAAGACTTCTCCCGCAGCCTGCCTGAGCTTGACCGAGACAAAAGCGACTCAGAAACTGAGGGCCTGGTGTTCGCCCGGGATCTCAGCAAGGGGCCCCCCAGCCAAGATGATGAGTCTGGGGGCATCGAGGACAGCCCGGATCGAGGGGCCTGCTCCACCCCGGATATGCCCCAGTTTGAG CCCGTGAAAACGGAAACCATGACTGTCAGCAGTCTGGCCATCAGAAAGAAGATTGAGCCGGAGGCTGTACTGCAGACCAGAGTCACCACTGTGGACCACACACAG GTTGATGGGAGTGCCTCGGTGGGGAAGGAGTTCATAACAACCACTCCCTCCATCACCACGGAGACCATATCAACCACCATG GAGAACAGTCTCAAGTCCGGGAAGGGGGCAGCTGCCATGATCCCAGGCCCACAGACGGTGGCCACGGAAATCCGTTCTCTTTCTCCG ATCATCGGGAAAGATGTCCTCACCAGCACCTACGGCGCCACTGCGGAAACCCTCTCAACCTCCACCACCACCCATGTTACCAAA ACTGTGAAAGGAGGGTTTTCCGAGACGAGGATTGAGAAGCGAATCATCATTACTGGGGACGAAGATGTTGATCAAGACCAG GCCCTGGCTTTGGCCATCAAGGAGGCCAAACTGCAGCATCCAGATATGCTGGTAACCAAAGCTGTCGTATACAGAGAAACAGACCCATCCCCAGAGGAGAGGGACAAGAAGCCACAG GAATCCTGA